The Panulirus ornatus isolate Po-2019 chromosome 56, ASM3632096v1, whole genome shotgun sequence genomic interval tcatcttggttacatgtacatacatttagATACCTCAACGTAAGCCTGCGAGGAAGATAGGTCATAACTTGGCTCCTTTTGTTTCATCCTTTTAAAAGTGAACTacaagaaaggggaggggagggggggggggagcatatCTATGTCCTTTAAGATCATATAATATGACGCATGACTTACAATACCAGTTAACTTACGGCGACTTGTCAGGTTATCTTCAGTACTATCAGCCTCTAGAATTGATTCTCTTACATTACTTCAAGACTATGGTAAATCATTCAACTAAATGTTTTGTATAATATCATATATTTCCTGTTGTAATATTGGCATATGGTGAAATAGTTCAAATATGTTCACTGTTACTAATTTCATTTGTTCCTAAGAGTTGAACAAGATTCTGGAATATGAAATAGCGAGGATGCGGTTTGGAGAAACAAGATAACATGGCAGACCTCAAATCTTCAAATATGGTCTTCCATCGGCAATTAAAAGGTCGTATAAAAGTTGAAAGATTTTTTGCAATGTGGTGGAAAGAGGTTAGTAAACGTGGTTAAATTTTGGTCACATTAGCTTATGTAGCTCCGTTAAGTTAGATCAGATCAGATACTTTGGTTAAGTTACGTCAAATTAGGTAGTAAGGTTAAGCTGGGTCATATCAGATAGCTGAATTGTTTGCTCAGATTAAGTACTTAGGTTAAGTTTGCTTGAATTAGGTTGTTACGTTAAGTCTGGACAGATTAGTAAGTTTAGGTTAAGTTTAGTCAGATTAGGCagtttaggttaagtttggtcCGATTAGGTAGTTAGGGTGAGTTTGGTCCGATTCGGTAGTTCAATAGGTAaggttctccatatatatatatatatatatatatatatatatatatatatatatatatatatatatatatatatatatatatatatatatatatatatttgaaggtgaAATCGCTCTCTGTTAGTTCATAAAAtttcattcaacatgtaatttttctatgcatgtggcacgacatgtttcgtggagacaatccaccttatcaggtgccagtacataataaagttatttaaatcccaacaacgcacttggttcccgccgtccaacaccaatctgtatagaccacgCACTTTCTACTTTGTCTAGCAATAactgttgtaagggagagtgattaagaggggggggggggggtcacgtggaggtggttgacctgggtagctgagtgtgtcgaaatttttttttcctgttttcgtgttttgtcattttgagagaattgacaaaacacgaaaacataaagttgttcaagacacacccagctacccaggtcaaccacctccacgtgacccccccccccctcttaatcactctcccttacaacagtTATTGCTAGACAAAGTAGAAAGTGcgtggtctatacagattggtgttggacggcgggaaccaagtgcgttgttgggatttaaataactttatcaagtactggcacctgataaggtggattgtctccacgaaacatgtcgtgctacatgtatagaaaaattacatgtaagataaaattgtatgaactgctGAAGAGCGAAAACACTTTCATACTAtaatcacggactagtgtgatcatcatatctacacacacacacacacacacacacacacacacatatatatatatatatatatatatatatatatatatatatatatatatatatatatatatatatatatatatatatctttcttctttttcttcatactattcgccatctcccgcgtttgcgaggtagcgttaagaacagaggactgggccttagagggaaaatcctcacctggcccccttctctgttccttcttttggaaaaaaaaaattatatatatatatatatatatatatatatatatatatatatatatatatatatatatatattacataaaaaattccctgaaatacATAATGAAGTACTTGACTGAAACAAATAGCAAAattctatttagaaaatatatctcTTCGagaaattattataattttaaTTACATCCTTTTAATTAGAGATAAAACTCCAAACATAGTGACTTCACATATCCACACTAATAGATCTTAGATTCAAGTGGCGTGTCTTTCCTCCATACTTTAAGGTTTTGAACAAATAACTCTCTGGTCCAACGTTGGAACTGGGTTTAGTTACTCAAAAAGAACAAAAATGTATTGGCTGTCTTTATCGTttaatataagagaaagttcttGCTGGTCTAATACTGAAGAAAGTGCAGTTTAGATATTACTGTGGTCCCAAAGCCGTTACACATCTCGCCTTACTTAGCACGTCCAAAGTATTAGGGACATTTTGCAAAAACAACACTGCGTGGACTAGCTATATATTTATagaatttttctttatcattgtcGTATTGAAAGTGATTAATCGTCCAGATGCGTATATAGTTCGGTAAAATATTGTTTCGAGGAGTTACTGTAGCCTATATTGGTAGATGGGATGAACAAAACTGCATTGATCTATACTTTCCATGAATCATCCTAAACTTTGATATATTTGTGTACTCCACTTGAGCAGTATTATCAGCTCATAGGTCACGTCTTAAAGTTATTAAATTATGAAGATGAAATTTCATATTTTGTGTGAATGAGAGTTGCTGGGAGTCGAGAGGAAGTCTGGAATCAACATATCCATGTGTGTAGCGCATACATTGCACTTCCGATATAGAAGAATATGGAGTGTGACTTGATCAGTCGTAAACATTTGCAACATGAGAACAGTAACTGGAAAACAAGCAAAATGGCGCATATCAGATGTGGTTTGTGAGAAACAAATATGTGGATTACGTCTAGGTAAGACAGACTTAGAATGGGTGATGCGCCTCTTCTATTAGAGGGTTGTCAGGAAGAACACTGACAGATAATCTCATTCATCGGGATTTTCTGTCCATCGTCTGTGAACGGCGGCGTAGAGGACGACGAAGGCGTACAGCGTCACCCCAACGATGACGACGAGGATGCAGGCGAACACCACACTCAGGAACCCCTCGTCGATCCCTGCAATATTAATGTGTTAGGATGTCTTACTCTACCGACACACtccactctcaggatgtcttactctactgacacatcccactctcaggatgtcttactctactgacacaTCTCACTCTCAGGATGTCTCACTCTAATGACACACtccactctcaggatgtcttactctcCTGACACATtccactctcaggatgtcttactctactgacatataccactctcaggatgtcttacttTACTGACACACtccactctcaggatgtcttactctactgacacatcccactctcaggatgtcttactctactgacacatcccactctcaggatgtcttactctactgacacactccactctcaggatgtcttactctagtgacacatcccactctcaggatgccttactctactgacacatcccaccctcaggatgtcttactctactgacacatcccactctcaggatgtcttactctactgacacactccactctcaggatgtcttactctactgacacatctcactctcaggatgtcttactctaaTGACACACtccactctcaggatgtcttactcaACTGACACACtccactctcaggatgtcttactctactgacacatcccactctcaggatgtcatactctactgacacatcccactctcaggatgtcttactccACTGACACATCGACACAtcccactctcaggatgtcttactctactgacacatcccactctcaggatgtcataCTCTACTGACAtcccactctcaggatgtcttactccACTGACACATCGACACAtcccactctcaggatgtcttactccACTGACACATCGACACAtcccactctcaggatgtcttactctactgacacatcccaatctcaggatgtcttactctactgacacatcgacacatcccactctcaggatgtcataCTCTACTAACACACTCCACTCTCAGGATATCTTACTCTACTGACACATCCCACTCTCAGGAAGTCATACTCTACTGACACACTCCACTCTtaggatgtcttactctactgacacatatcactctcaggatgtcttactctactgacataccccactctcaggatgtcttactctatTGACAAACCCTACTTTCAGGGAGTTTTACTCTACTGACACACCCaactctcaggatgtcttactcaactgacacatcccactcaggatgtcttactctactgacacatcccactctcaggatgtcttactctactgatatatcccactctcaggatgtcttactctactgacacatcccactcgcaggatgtcttactctactgacacaTCCCACTCTCAGGATGTCCTATGGTACTGACACACtccactctcaggatgtcttactctactgacacacccaactctcaggatgtcttactctacgGGCACATCtctctcaggatgtcttactctaaTGACGCAtcccactctcaggatgtctAACTCTACTAACACATCCCACTTTCAGGATGCCTTACTCTACTGACACAtcccactctcaggatgtcttactctactgacacatcccactctcaggatgtcttactctactgacacaTCTCACTCTTAGGATGTCTTACTCTGCTGACATACCCCACTCTCAagatgtcttactctactgacaAATCCTACTTTTAGGATGTTCTACTCTACTGACACATCCCACACTCAGCATGTTTTATTCTACTGACATACTCCAgtctcaggatgtcttactctactaacacactccactctcaggatgtcttactctactgacacatcctactctcaggatgtcttactttactgacacatcccactctcaggatgtcttactctactgacatACCCCACTCTCAagatgtcttactctactgacaAATCCTACTTTTAGGATGTTCTACTCTACTGACACATCCCACATTCAGCATGTTTTATTCTACTGACATACCCCAgtctcaggatgtcttactctactaacacactccactctcaggatgtcttactctactgacaGATCCTACTTTCAGGATGTCTTACTTTACTGACACATTCCACTCTCAGGATGTTCTACTCTACTGACATATCcctctcaggatgtcttactttactgatacatcccactctcaggatgtcttactctactgacacatcgttctctcaggatgtcttactctactgacacaTGCCACTCTCAGGATGTCCTACTCTACTGACATATCCCACTTTCAGGATGTCTTATGCTACTGACAAATCCCACTCTCAagatgtcttactctactgacacatcctactctcaggatgtcttacttTACTGATACATCCCTCTGAGGATGTCATACTCTTCTGACATATCCCATTCTCAGGATGCCTTATACTACTGACATATCCTACTCTCAGaatgtcttactctactgacacatcctgctctcaggatgtcttactctactgatacatcccactctcaggatgtcttactttactgacacatcccactctcaggatgtcttcCTCTACTGACATACTCaactctcaggatgtcttactctactgacataccccactctcaggatgtcttactctactgacacaTCCAACTCTCAGGATGTCTTCCTCTACTGACATACTCaactctcaggatgtcttactctactgacataccccactctcaggatgtcttactctactgacacaTCCAACTCTCAGGGTATCTTACTCTGACATACCCCACTCTCATGATGTCTTACTGTTCAGACAAATCCCACTCTCAGGATGACTTATTTCACTGAAACACcccactctcaggatgtcttactctactgaaACACTCCAttctcaggatgtcttactctactgacaAATCCCACCCTaaggatgtcttactctactgacatcccactctcaggatgtcttactctactgacacatcccactctctggatgtcttactctactgacacatccaactctcaggatgtcttactctactgacatATCCCACcctcaggatgtcttactctactgacatATCCCAATATgaggatgtcttactctactgatATACCCCACTCTaaggatgtcttactctactgacacaCCCAACTCTCAGGATGTTTTACCTTGACACATTCCACTCTCAGGATGTTTTACTTCACTGAAACACcccactctcaggatgtcttactctactgacacGCTCCATTCTCAGGATGTCTAACTCTTCTGACACATCCCACTCTCAGGGtgtcttactctactgacatCCTACTCTCAAGATGTCTTACTCTACTGTCACAtcccactctcaggatgtcttactctactgacatatgtcactctcaggatgtcttactctactgacacaTCCCACTCGGGATGTTTTATTCTACTGATACATCCCACTCGCAGGATGCTTTACTCTACTGACACAGTCCATTCTCAGGGTGTCTTACTTCCGTGAAACACcccactctcaggatgtcttactctactgacacaTCCCACCCTCAGGAGGTCTTACTCTTCTGACATATCCCACTCAGGAAGTCTTACTCTAATATTACACACCACccaggatgtcttactctactgacacaTTCCACTCTCAGAATGTTTTACTCTACTGACATACtccactctcaggatgtcttactctatTAATACACCCCACTttcaggatgtcttactctactaACACACCCCACTCTCAGTATGTCTCACCCCACTCTCAGTATGTCTTACACTGACACACCCCACTCTCAGGATGTTTTACTCTACTGACATACCCCACTCTCgggatgtcttactctactgactTATCCCACTGTCAGGATGTCTTACTCTTCTGACACACCTCATTCTCAGGatactctcaggatgtcttactcttCTGACGCACTCCAttctcaggatgtcttactctactgacacatcccactctcaggatgtcttactctactgacatATCCCTCTATCAGGATATCTTACACTACTGACATACcctactctcaggatgtcttactctactgatACATCCCACcctcaggatgtcttactctactgacacatccactcccaggatgtcttactctactgacacatcccactctcaggatgtcttactctaatggcacatcccactctcaggatgtcttatGCTACTGACATAACCCACTCTCAGGATCTTATACTCAACTGACACAtcccactctcaggatgtcttactcaACTGACACACTCCAttctcaggatgtcttactctactgacacatcccactctcaggatgtcttactctcCTGACACATCCCACTCCCAGGATGTCTTACTCTAAAGACACATCCCACTCTCAcgatgtcttactctactgacatatcccactctcaggatgtcttacaCTATTGACATACcccactctcaggatgtcttactctactgacatATCCCACTCTCAGAATGTCTTACACTATTGACATACcccactctcaggatgtcttactcttCTGACACATCCCACCCTCAGGATGTCTTACTTTGCTGACACATCCCATTCTCtggatgtcttactctactgacacatcccactctcaggatgtcttaaTCTACTGACACATCCCACTATCAGGACGTCTTACTCTCCTGACACTtcccactctcaggatgtctCACTCTACGGACACAtcccactctcaggatgtcttactatactgacacatcccactctaaggatgtcttactctactgacacaTCCCACCCTCAGGAGGTCTTACTCTTCTGACATATCCCACTCAGGAAATCTTACTCTAATATTACACCCCACccaggatgtcttactctactgacacaTTCCACTCTCAGAATGTTTTACTCTACTGACATACtccactctcaggatgtcttactctatTAATACACCCCACTttcaggatgtcttactctactaACACACCCCACTCTCAGTATGTCTCACCCCACTCTCAGTATGTCTTACACTGACACACCCCACTCTCAGGATGTTTTACTCTACTGACATACCCCACTCTCgggatgtcttactctactgactTATCCCACTGTCAGGATGTCTTACTCTTCTGACACACCTCATTCTCAGGatactctcaggatgtcttactcttCTGACGCACTCCATTCTCAGGATGTCTTCCTCTACTGACACAtcccactctcaggatgtcttactctactgacatATCCCTCTATCAGGATATCTTACACTACTGACATACcctactctcaggatgtcttactctactgatACATCCCACcctcaggatgtcttactctactgacacatccactcccaggatgtcttactctactgacacatcccactctcaggatgtcttactctaatggcacatcccactctcaggatgtcttatGCTACTGACATAACCCACTCTCAGGATCTTATACTCAACTGACACAtcccactctcaggatgtcttactcaACTGACACACTCCATTCTCAGGATGTCTTGCTCTACTGACACAtcccactctcaggatgtcttactctcCTGACACATCCCACTCCCAGGATGTCTTACTCTAAAGACACATCCCACTCTCAcgatgtcttactctactgacatatcccactctcaggatgtcttacaCTATTGACATACcccactctcaggatgtcttactctactgacatATCCCACTCTCAGAATGTCTTACACTATTGACATACcccactctcaggatgtcttactcttCTGACACATCCCACCCTCAGGATGTCTTACTTTGCTGACACATCCCATTCTCtggatgtcttactctactgacacatcccactctcaggatgtcttaaTCTACTGACACATCCCACTATCAGGACGTCTTACTCTCCTGACACTtcccactctcaggatgtctCACTCTACGGACACAtcccactctcaggatgtcttactatactgacacatcccactctaaggatgtcttactctactgacacatcccattctcaggatgtcttactctactgacacattccactctcaggatgtcttactctactgactCACCCCATTCTCAGATCCATAATAAGTATTTCTGACGTTAATTTTTCAGCAAGCAACTGtttctcacatcctctaccaccattaAAACCATAATGatcctccacagtctgatgcgctgtgcgcgtgcgcgcgcacacacacacacacacacaaatatatatatatatatatatatatatatatatatatatatatatatatatatatatatatatatatatatatataaggaatagtggttccaacaatgttgtatggttgcgaggcgtgggctatggatagagttgtgcgcaggaggatggatgtgctggaaatgagatgtttgaggacaatgtgtggtgtgaggtggtttgatcgagtaagtaatgtaagggtaagagagatgtgtggaaataaaaagagcgtggttgagagagcagaagagggtgttttgaaatggtttgggcacatggagagaatgagtgaggaaagattgaccaagaggatatatgtgtcggaggtggagggaacgaggagaagtgggagacctaattggaggtggaaagatggaatgaaaaagattttgagtgatcggggcctgaacatgcaggagggtgaaaggcgggcaaagaatagagtgaattggatcgatgtggtataccggggttgacgtgctgtcagtggattgaatcagggcatgtgaagcgtctggggtaaaccatggaaagttgtgtggggcctggatatggagagggagctgtggtttcgggcattattgcatgacagctcgagactgagtatgaacgaatggggcctttgttatcttttcctagcgctacctcgcacacatgagggggagggggatggtattccatgtgtggcgaggtggggatgggaatgaataaaggcagacagtgtgaactgtgtgtatggctatatatgtatgtgtctgtgtgtgtatatatatgtgtacattgagatgtataggtatgtatatttgcgtgtgtggacgtgtgtgtatatacatgtgtatgggggtgggttgggccatttctttcttctgtttccttgcgctacctcgcaaatgcggaagacagcgacaaagcaaaataataataaatatatatatatatatatatatatatatatatatatatatatagggaaggagaGGCGGTCTGCAGCCGCTATACTTACCGGATTTTTTAATGGAGGCGCGCTCGCTGACCATAGCCTTCATCTGGCGCAGCCTCTCCCGTAGTTCCTCCACgttctcctcacccacctccccatcctcctccacacctgcaacATCAAACACTTTAagtctcctcctgtattacacacACTGCTGCTGAACCTTATCTCCTCCAGTACAATCATACCATAGCCATGAGCTGCTAACATCCTGTGATCGTTTTGCGACTCATGTGGCAGTGTTATACATGGTGAGGAATATTGCCCGTGTCAGACAAATTGGGAAATATTACCCTTGTCAGACAAGGTGGGAGTACTGCCCTTGTTAGACATGGTGGGGAATATCGCCTATGTCTGACATGTTGGAAAATAATGATCTCAGACATTCATCAATCAATGTTGGGAATAATTTGCCTTCATCAGACAAGACGGGGAATATTGCCTTCGTTAGACATGGGAAATATCGTCCTCGTTAGACATGGTGAGGATAATCCCATCATCTGACATAGTAAGAGATATTGCTCTCGTCATATATGGGGAATACTGACCTCATCAGACATGGTTGTGAATACTGCCCCTTACAGATACTTCAAAAAATATAGTAATTCTACATATAGTGAAGTTGCAACATTTTAAGTGATTTTTGAAACTCTGACTTCATACAACTGTATCTTGCATTTATCACTAAAATTACCGTTTGAATTAATTACACCAACAACTGCCATGTATACATACTGAGAATTACACCAACAACTGTCATGTACACATACTGATAATCACACTAACTGCCATGTACACACACTGAGAATTACACCAACAACTGCCATGTACAATACTGATAATTGCACCAACTGCCATGTACACACACTGAGAATTACACCAACAACTGCCATGTACACACACTGAGAATTACAATAGCTGCGATGTACACATACTGAGAATTACACTAATAACTGCCATGTATACATATTGGGAATTACACCAACAACTGCCATGGACACATACTGAGAATTACACCAACTGCCATGTATACATTTTGATAATTACACAACTGCTACGTATACATACTGAGAATTACACCAACAACCGCCATGTACACATACTGAGAATTACTTACACCAGCAACTGTCATGTACACATATTGAGAATTACACCAAAAACTGCCATGTATACATACTTAGAATTACACCACCAACTACCATGTACACATACTGAGAATTACACCAACAACTGCCACGTATACATACTGGGAATTATACCAACGActgccatatacatatacttagaaTTACACTAATAAGTGCCATGTACACATACTGAGAATTACACCAACAACTGCCATGTATACATACTGAGAATTACACCAACAACTGCCATGTATACATACTGAGAATTACACCAACAACTGTCATGTATACATACTGAGAGTTACACCACAACTGCCATGTACACATACTGAGAACTACACCAACAACGATCATGTACACATACTGAGAATTACACAAACAACTGCCATGTACACATACTGGGAATTACTTACAGCAACAACTGTCATGTATACATACTGAGAATTACACCATGTACACAGACTGAGAATTACACCAACAACTGCCATGTATACATACTGAGAATTACACCAACAACTGCCATGTATACATACTGAGAATTACACCAACAACTACCACGTATACATACTGGGAATTATACCAACAactgtcatatacatatacttagaaTTACACTAATAAGTGCCATGTACACATACTGAGGATTACACCAACAACTGCCTTGTATACATACTGAGAATTACACCAACAACTGCCATGTATACATACTGAGAATTACACCAACAACTACCACGTATACATACTGGGAATTATACCAACAactgtcatatacatatacttagaaTTACACTAATAAGTGCCATGTACACATACTGAGGATTACACCAACAACTGCCTTGTATACATACTGAGAATTACACCAACAACTGCCATGTATACATTTTGATAATTACACAACTACTATGTATACATAATGAGGATTACACCAGCAACCGCCATGTACACACACTGGGAAATACTTACACCAGCAACTGTCATGTACACATACTGAGAATTATACCAAAAACTGCCATGTATACATACTTAGAATTACACCAACAACTACCACGTATACATACTGGGAATTATACCAACAactgtcatatacatatacttagaaTTACACTAATAAGTGCCATGTACACATACTGAGAATTACACCAACAACTGCCTTGTATACATACTGAGAATTACCCCAACAACTGTCATGTATACATACTGAGAATTACATCAACAACCTCCATGTATACATACTGAGAATTACATCAACAACCTCCATGTATACATACTGAGAAATACACCAACACCTGCCATGTACACATACTGAGAATTACACCAACAACTGCCATGTACACATACTGGGAATTACTTACACCAACAACTGTCATGTATACATACTGACAATTACACCAACTGCCATGTATACATACTGAGATTTACACCAACTGTCATGTACACATACTGAGAAATGCACCAACAACTGCCCTGTACACATACTGGGAATTACTTACACCAACAACTGTCATGTACACATACTGGGAATTACACCAACAACTGCCATGTATACATACTGAGAATTACACCAACAACTGCCATTTACACATACTGAGAATTACACCAACTGCCATGTACACATACTGAGAATTACACCAACAACTGCCATGTATACATACTGATAATTACACCAACTGCCATGTATACATATTGAGAATTATTTACGTCAACAACTGTCATGTATACATACTGCGAATCATACCACCAACTGCCATGTATACATACGGAGAATTACACCAACAACCGCCGTGTACACATACTGAGAATCACACCAACAACTGCCATGTATACATACTGAGAATTACACCCACAACTGCCTTGTGCACATACTGAGAATTGCACCAACAACCTCCATGTATACATACTGAGAATTACAACAACAACCTCCATGTATACATACTGAGAATTACACCAACAACTGCCTTGTATACATACTAAGAATTACATCAACAACTGCCATGTATACATACTGATAAATACACCAACTGCTTTGTATACATACTGAGAATCACACCATCAAATGTCATCTATACATACTGAGAAATACACCAACAACTGCCATGTATAAATACTGATAATTACACCAACTGCCTTGTATACATACTGAGAACCAC includes:
- the LOC139765868 gene encoding uncharacterized protein, which translates into the protein MNTTPDGVRSRPAAHSVYTGVEEDGEVGEENVEELRERLRQMKAMVSERASIKKSGIDEGFLSVVFACILVVIVGVTLYAFVVLYAAVHRRWTENPDE